In Syntrophales bacterium, the following are encoded in one genomic region:
- a CDS encoding tyrosine-type recombinase/integrase produces the protein MDQKTIESCSFISTKESLTTFGSIDQREGIHPPSVFAKINKGKLERPFCPEFENKTRALQRALNRLAGWDLPGKEHVEEYFRYMYRRNFRPKTYASNLVAIYIFLTVVRDSGKTSLEEITKNDIEAFIEHEQDRGLMLSTVRTKLHCVNAFLGYAIDEGIVNTAVLARRIRLKKPETLPRAMDPDDVKHLLSIIDHTKARAMVTVLLRTGMRIGELLNTKMQDLHLKDRRIDIYEGEKNRLGRVVYLSDDAVSALRTWLNMRDAHKEFLFYAQGKTSMSYSTARQMFVDYLTKAGLTYKGYSLHALRHTFASELLNAGMRIECLQPLMGHTSLDVTRRYARLTDKTREEEYFRAMTIIERGEIDGHYRRDHQIQAFLEEKERLTQHC, from the coding sequence ATGGATCAGAAGACCATAGAATCTTGCAGTTTCATTTCGACGAAAGAATCCCTGACGACTTTTGGAAGTATTGATCAACGGGAAGGGATTCACCCACCCAGTGTTTTTGCCAAAATCAACAAAGGAAAATTAGAGAGGCCGTTTTGTCCTGAATTCGAGAATAAGACGAGAGCGCTTCAAAGGGCACTGAATCGTCTTGCAGGATGGGACTTGCCGGGCAAAGAACATGTTGAGGAATATTTTCGGTACATGTATCGGCGGAACTTCAGACCCAAAACGTACGCCAGTAACTTGGTAGCGATTTATATCTTTCTCACCGTTGTCAGGGATTCGGGGAAAACGAGTCTGGAGGAGATCACCAAGAATGACATTGAAGCTTTCATTGAACATGAGCAGGATCGGGGTTTGATGCTATCGACGGTGCGGACGAAACTGCATTGCGTCAATGCCTTTTTGGGTTATGCGATTGACGAAGGCATCGTCAACACGGCTGTTTTGGCAAGAAGGATTCGCCTGAAAAAGCCAGAGACATTGCCACGAGCCATGGATCCGGATGACGTGAAGCACCTACTTTCCATTATTGATCATACGAAAGCCCGGGCCATGGTCACGGTGCTTCTGCGGACGGGGATGAGAATCGGAGAGTTGCTCAACACGAAGATGCAGGATCTTCACCTCAAGGATCGCAGGATTGATATTTACGAGGGGGAGAAGAACCGATTGGGACGGGTTGTGTATCTCAGCGATGATGCGGTCAGTGCTTTGAGGACATGGCTCAACATGAGAGACGCCCATAAAGAGTTCCTCTTTTACGCCCAAGGTAAGACCAGCATGTCCTACAGCACTGCTCGTCAGATGTTTGTAGATTATCTTACGAAAGCGGGCCTTACCTATAAGGGGTACTCCCTTCATGCGCTTCGCCATACCTTTGCCAGTGAGCTTTTAAATGCCGGCATGCGAATCGAATGTCTCCAGCCACTGATGGGGCATACTTCTCTGGATGTAACACGGCGCTATGCAAGGCTCACGGACAAGACCAGGGAGGAAGAGTACTTCAGAGCCATGACGATTATAGAAAGGGGGGAGATTGATGGACATTATCGACGCGATCATCAGATACAGGCGTTTCTTGAAGAGAAGGAACGTCTCACCCAACACTGTTAA
- a CDS encoding tyrosine-type recombinase/integrase: protein MDIIDAIIRYRRFLKRRNVSPNTVKNYLNGLKLFVIWLDVPIEETTHRKIVAYMDYLLGKRLKPKTVNCYLNSVCQFYHYLSEEEEVPIVNPVRKPNIMKLPRGLPKHLREEQIELLFNNLKGRRDQAMFTLMLRCGLRVEEVAHLFLSDIDLKRRILFIQDGKGAKDRIVYISNDALAALLEYLRVRPANKVKKVFLVAKGPLTGQPLSIRGIQKRMEYYARKTGLRISCHHLRHTMATQMLNADAGLSTIQDLLGHNSIRTTQRYCRVSNLKVQRDYYKAMEVIMQRTAGNPDNP, encoded by the coding sequence ATGGACATTATCGACGCGATCATCAGATACAGGCGTTTCTTGAAGAGAAGGAACGTCTCACCCAACACTGTTAAGAACTATTTGAACGGCCTGAAACTTTTTGTGATCTGGCTTGATGTGCCGATTGAGGAAACTACACACCGGAAGATTGTTGCGTATATGGATTATCTCCTCGGCAAACGGTTAAAGCCAAAGACGGTAAACTGTTATCTCAACAGTGTATGTCAGTTTTATCACTACCTCTCGGAAGAAGAGGAAGTCCCGATCGTGAACCCTGTCAGGAAACCGAATATCATGAAGCTTCCCCGGGGGCTTCCAAAACATCTCAGAGAAGAGCAAATAGAGCTCCTCTTCAATAATCTGAAAGGGCGCAGGGATCAAGCCATGTTTACGCTCATGCTCCGATGCGGATTACGAGTAGAAGAAGTGGCCCATCTTTTCCTCAGTGATATTGATCTTAAACGCAGGATATTGTTTATTCAGGATGGCAAGGGTGCAAAAGATCGGATTGTCTATATCAGCAATGACGCCCTTGCTGCTCTTCTGGAGTACCTCAGGGTGAGACCTGCAAATAAAGTAAAAAAGGTTTTTCTGGTAGCGAAAGGGCCTCTTACCGGTCAACCTTTATCCATTCGCGGTATACAGAAACGGATGGAATATTATGCCCGCAAAACAGGTTTAAGAATCTCCTGTCACCATCTTCGCCATACGATGGCCACGCAGATGTTGAATGCGGATGCTGGTCTGTCTACCATCCAGGATCTCTTGGGACATAACTCTATCAGGACAACACAACGGTACTGCCGGGTATCAAACCTCAAAGTACAGAGAGATTACTACAAAGCAATGGAGGTGATCATGCAACGAACGGCTGGCAACCCAGATAATCCTTGA